Within the Halobaculum limi genome, the region GTCTACGACCAGCCAGAGGACTATCGGGCGTGGATCGTCCAGATCTGATCGAGGGTGTCGCTCGGCGGCGTTCGGACGTTACTCGCGGCCGATGAGGATGTACAAGAGCAGCACCGCGCCCGCCCCGAACACCGAGACGAACAGGCCCGCGAGGACGGTCGCGAGCGCCCAGATGGTCGCGTCGTCGTTGCCCCGTGACTGCGCGTCGCGGTACACCCAGTAGGCCATCCCGACGGGGATGAGCAGACTGAGGATCAAGAAGATGAAGAAGATGACGAGCAGTTCCACGCCGCCAGGGAGAGCGCCGAACAGCGGAAGGGGGACCATACGCGGGTGCACAGATTCACTGACAAAAGAAGTACCGAAGATGACAGCGGTCCAGCGTTCTCAGTCGCGGATGACGACGAAGTAGTAGACGCCGACGGCGAGCAAGAAGCCGAGGAACGACAGCAACAGCGATGCGAGGCCGAGTGCGACCGCCCACAGTGCGGGCGAGTCTGTCCGGCGCTCTTGCGCGTCCTGATAGATGAGGTAGCCGACGACGAGTGCCAGGATGACGTTCACGACGCCGAGAACGCCGAGGTCGAACCCGCCAGGGATCTGGAGCGCTACTGCGGTGAGCGTCGTGAGGAGCGTTGGAATCACAGCCCCCGATACACCGGCGGGGTGGATAACTCCGACGGCGGCGCAGACATCAGTCCAGTCGTGTCAGCAGCACGTAGACGGTGTAACTGAGAATCACACCGCCGAGCGTGTAGCCGACGACGTCCAGCGTCGAGGGGCCCCCGGTGTGAAGCGGGAGCGACGCCGCTGTGACGAGGCTGTCGAGCGTCCGGAACACAGGTGCAACGCGGGAGTGCGACTACGTAACTTCGCCGGTCTCCGAGAGCGACGGGCCGTCTCAGAACAGCGAGTCGTCGGTGAGGTCGGCGGCCATCACGAAGTCCGGTTGGTCGGAGACGGGCGTTCGGACCGCGGCGGCGTCGGAAACGTGGTGCGCAGTCTCCGGTATCAGGATGCGCGTGTTGTCGATGCCGCGGGCGGCGGCGTCGCGGGCGACCGCCTCGGACAGGGCCCGAAGCGCCTCGGTGTCGGCCCACGCGGCGACGTGGTAGACGCCCCACGTCTCCTCGACGCCGTCCTCGTTCTCGCGGTCGTAGGTGTACGCCAGCGAGGTGAACCCGCGCGTGCCGCCGTCGACGACGACGAACAATCCGTCGCGGTCGGCGGCACGCTGGAGGTCCGCGCGGGTGAGTTCCGAACACGCCCACGACTCGCCACCGTCTATCGCGAGGCCCGCGAGGTGGTCGCGGGCGTCACTCCGCGTCCAGTAGGCCCACGCGGCGTCTGCGTCGTCGGTGACGACGAGGTCCGGGTCGGCGTCTCCGTCCGGGTCCGGTTGGAGCCAACGGAACTCCGTCGCGGGGTCGAAGCCGACCGTCCGGGACTGCCCGAGACCGGCGACGTTCCACGAGAACACCATGTTGCGCGAGACGACCGCGCCCTGTTCGCGTGCCCAGCGGAATCCCTCGCGCGAGAGCAGCGGCGAGAGGTCGTTGCCGCGGTAGGCGGGGTTGACGCGCATCCCCTGTGCCCACGCTTCCGTCTCCGAGAGCAGGACACACTGCATCACGCCGGCCACGTCGTCGCCGTCGTCGACGTCGATGACCATCGTGTACTGCTCGTCGTCGTCGGTCTCGACCCAACGGCCGAACACGTCGGGGAGGTAGTCGCCGTGACGGTCGCCCCACGTGTCCTGCGTGAACCGGACGACGTGGTCGACGTCCGACTCGCGCGCCCGCCGGACGGTGAACTCGTGGTCGGCGGCGGTGTCGGCGTCGCGGTCGGTCATACCCAGGGCTTCGACTCCTCGGTGAGTTCGCCCGCGAGGTCACGACCCATCGCGTCGTCGGGGTCGGCGGTGTTCGCGAGCGCCCACATCAACTTCACCTTCGCCGTGCCGGGGAGCGTGTCGCCCGCCTCGACGACGCCCGCGTCGAGGAGGTCACGGCCGGTGTCGTACACGCGGTCGCAGACGCGCCCCTCCAGACACTGACTCGTCATCACGACGGTCGTGCCGTCGTCGACCAACTCCTCGAAGCGCGGGATGAGGTCGGTGTGGACGTGCCCGAGGCCGGTCCCCTCGATGACGACGCCGGCTTTCCCGTCGAGGTACTCGAGCGCCGCCGGGTCCATCCCGGGCGTGAACTTGATCAGTTCGACGTCCTCCGCGAGGTCCGGGGCGAGTGCGAGGTCTGCGTCGCCGCGACGGGCGCGGGGCTTGTCGAACTCCACGGCGATGTCGGACTCCTCGGGGCCGTAGGTGACGCGCCCGACTGGCTTTGCACCGACGGTCTGGAAGGCGTCGCGCCGCGAAGTGTGGTTCTTGCGGACGCGCGTGCCGCGGTGGAGCGCACAGTAGTCGTCGGAGGGCGTCCCGTGCATACAGACGAGCACCTCCGAGCAGTCCGACTTCGCGGCTTCGACGGCGGCGACGGCGTTCATCACGTTATCCGAGGAGGGACGGTCGGCAGAGCGCTGACTCCCCGTGAACACGATAGGGACCGGCGTGTCGAGCATATACGACAGCGCCGACGCGGAGTACTGCATCGTGTCGGTGCCGTGCATCACGACGACGCCGTCCGCGCCCGCTTCGATCTCTTCGTGGACGGCCTCGGCGAGGTCGCGCCAGACGGTCGGGTCCATATTCTCCGAGAGGATGTTGGCGACGACGCGCCCGCGGTAGTTCGCGCGGCCCGCCAGGTCCGGGACGGCGCGCAGGACGTCCTCCGCGTCGAAGCGGGCAGTGACAGCGCCGGTGCGGTAGTCGACGGTGGAGGCGATGGTGCCGCCAGTCGAGATGAGCGCGATGGTCGGGAGGTCGTCGTCGAACGCGACCGCTGAGGCAGCGTCGTCGTCCTGGCCGTCTTCGTCACCGACGGTTCGGGCGGCGCGTTCGAGCACCTCGACGCTCGCGTCTGCGCGGTCGACGCCGACGTTGTAGCCGCCGTCGAGTTTGAGGACAAGGTTGGCCTCGTCGCTCGACGGCATCAACACGCCCTCGTCGGTGACGCCCGCGTGGTCGACGCGGACGCGGTCTCCGGGGCTCGGGGTCATACGCGACGGTAGCGGTCGGCGCGAACTTGAACCTGCCCGTCCGCGGTGAGGCAGGCGCCACTCGGTTCCCTCGGCGGGCCACCCAGCACAAGAACCTTGCCCGCGCGTCGCGCAGTAGCAGGTATGTCGAAGAGTCTGGAGGAACTACAGGAACTCGCCGAACGCAACGGCGACGCAGAGGCGTCGACGAGCGCCGACGCGGGTGAAGAGGCCGTCTCCTCGGGCACCGACGAGTCGACCTCGCGGCTCGGCCGGACGCCGTTCAGTGTGAAGGGATTCCTGCTGACGGTCCTGGTTCTCACCGCGGGTCTCGTCGTCGGGTCGGCCGTCCCGTTGCTCGGCGGCGTCGTTCGCTACGTCGGCCTGTTCGCCGCGGCGTTCGCACTCGGCCTCGTACGGTCACGCCGCGCGTACCTCGAAACCGCCGTCGCGGGCGCACTCGCGGCGGGCGGGGCGTTCCTCCTCGGGACGCTCACCACCGGCGGTCTCGTCGTCGGGACGAACCTCCTCGCGGACTACGGCGTCCCCGTTGCGGGTGTCGGCGTCACCGTCGGCGCGTTGCTCGCCGTCGCTGGTCTGTACTTCGGACGCGACCTTCGGGCGGGGCTGACCCGCGACATCGAGTAGTCAGTCTGGAAGCCGCCAGCGGTCGCCGTCTCGAACGAGTAGGTCGGCCTCCGCGAGTCGACTGAGTCCATCTCGCACGGCCTCGTGGTCGGCGTTCACTTCACGGGTGACCGCTCCCGTCGTGCCGTCTGTCGACCTGACCGCCGCGAGCAGTTTCGCGTAGAATCGGGAGTCGGCGTCGATGCCGAGACGGTCGTTCACGCGGTCGAGCAGATTCGTGATCCGCCCGTGGACCCATCGCTGGGCGAGTGAGAGTTCGTTCTCTAAGTCTTGTAACCGGTCGAACTCGGCGGCCAGTTGGCTCGCTTCCCCGCCCGACTCGTCAGCACCGTCTGCGCCGTCCGCGGTGCCGACGCGGGCGTCCAGGTCCATCTGCATATGCGGGCAGCGACCCTGGATGTCGAGTTCGGGATTCGCGGGGTACGCGGACTTCGCCCCGAACCCGTGGCGAGAGACGTTCACTTCGAGGCGAACGTCGCGGGCGATGTGGAAGTACTTGCGCCGCCGGTCGTCGGTGTGGCTCTCGATGAGACCAGCGTCCTCCAGTTTGCGGAGGTGGTCGATGACGGCCTTGGGCGACACGCCGAGGTACTCACTGATCTCGGTCACGTAACACGGCTTGTGTGAGAGCAGGCGGAGTATCCGCCGTCGGTTCTCGTTGCCGAGGAGATCGAGCAGTACCGCGGAGTCCATACACGTTTGGTAAACCCGCTGTGCTGATAAGGTTCTCGTCACCGACCGCCGTCATCGCCCGACGGCAACACGGCCGCCGCGACGCCGACGGCGACGAACGTCGCCACCACGCTGCCCGCCGCGAGGAGAATTCCAGGGTCGTACCGGACGGGCGGGTAGTTCGCCAGCGGAAGTCCAACGACGAAGCCGTAGTCGAACACGTCGTTCACGAGTGCGAGGACCAACGCCCCCGCGAGCAGTCGACGGTTCGTGTAGCCGACGCGAGCGATCAGTAGCGCCTGCGCCAGAAACGCCGCGTGGGTGAGGAGGATGCCCCAGTAGGCCCACAGGGAATCGGCATCGAAGCCGACGTACAGATCCAGCGGGAGATCAGGGCGGACGAACGGGACGTTCAGCGCGACGAACGTCCACAGCCCCATCTTCACCAACCAGACGACCGCGAGCGTCGTCAGCGCGGCTAGCAACGTCGACCGCGGAACGCTCGACAGTCGACGCCCCGCGAACGGCACCATCGCCGCGAGCACGAGCGTCCCGAACGCGATGGCCGTCGGCGAGTCGCCGTACAGCGGCCACAGCCACGTCGCCACCGCGGGCATCGTCTCGACGTAGTAGCGGACGCCGACGAGGAAGGCGAGACCGTTCGCGACGAGGAGAAGCGCGAGCGTGTACGGCGTCGTGAGGTAGAACTCCGCGAGCGACTCGGGCAGCGGATTACGCGTCGCGTCGGGCACGATGTCGGGGTACGGACGGGGACGGCTTTATGTCACGCGGTCGCAGCGCGTGGCCGCCGACGGTGCGCACCGCCACGGCTAAGCCGGAGCGGTCCCCCACTCCGCGACACGCCGAATGAGTCTCCTCGCCGATCTCACGTCCGACGATGGCCTCCCCGACCGGCCCGACCTCCCGTGGTACGTCGCGCCGCTCCCGAGGGCCGTCGAGAATTTCGGACTCAACGTTGCCGCCCTCATCGTCGCCGTCAACCTCGTCGGCACCGCCTTCGGCTTCTGGTACTACGGCTTCCACCCGTTGCCGCTGTCGGATCCGCTGATCACGTGGCAGTTGGCCGGGACGCCGCCCGTGATGTGGGCGTTCGTCCCCGACTCGCCGGTGGCGACGCTGTTCATCGCACTCGCACTCGGCCTGTGGCTACTCGGCCGCCCCAACGAGTACGTGAACACCCTCGCCTTCTTCGGCTGTTGGAAACTAGGGCTGTGGACGCCGTTCGTCCTCGGTGCGTTCGCCGACGGCTTCCTCGCGACGACGGCGCTCCCGATGTACCTGTTCCTGTTCGGCTCGCACCTCGCGATGACCGTCGAGGGCTTTCTGCTCTACCGCATCTCCGACTTCCCGGTTCGCGCGGTCGCCGTCGCGTTGGCGTGGTACGGTCTCAACGACGTGGTCGACTACTTCATCCCCATCGTCGGCACGCCCCACCACACGCTGATGCCGGGCCAGGCGTTGCTGGAGTCGGGCGTCGGCTTCACGCACCCCTCGCCGACCCACGAAATCGCCGCCGCCGGCGCGGTCGTCCTCACGCTGACCGCGACGTTCCTCGTCCTCGTGACGCGGGTGAAGAAGTTCGAAGTCGGCGCGCTACCGCGCGACGAGACGGACAACTGATAACTCCCGGGGGTGCGTCGGTGTTGTCGTGAGCACACCCACCCTCTATCGCGCCATCGCGGACCTCCCGTTGACTGTCGAGTCGGTCGCTCTGCGCCGACGCGCCCGCGACACCTCCTCCGGATTCGAACGCGTCAGCACCACCTTCCGCCTCCGCGGCGACGGCGAACTCGGTCGCGGCGAGGACGTAACCTACGACGCCCCGGACCACGACGCCCTGTTCGCGGCGCCCGACCGCGACCCGCGAACACCCGCCGACGGCCTCGCCTTTCTCGACGACCTCTGCGGCGAGTGGACGTTCCGCGAGTTCTCGGACCACCTCGACGACGTCGACCTGTTCCCGAAGGGCGATCCCGAGCGAGAGACCGGTCACCACTACCGCCGCTGGGCCGTCGAGTCGGCCGCGACCGACCTCGCCTTACGCCAGTCCGACACCGACCTCGCGAGTATCCTCGGACGCGACCGCGACCCCGTCACCTTCGCGGCGTCGACCCGACTCGGTGACCCGCCGACGGCCGACCGCGTGACCGCCATCGCGGAGCAGGTCCCGGGCATCGGCTTCAAACTCGACCCGACGGACGACTGGACCGACGAGGTGGTGGCCGACCTGCCGACCGACCGCGTGCGAGTCCTCGACCTGAAAGGGCTGTACGAGGGAACCGAGGTGGACCAAGAGCCGACGCCGGAGTTCTACGAGTGGGTGCTCGAGTCGTTCCCGAACGCCGTCATCGAGGACCCCGCCATCACCGAGGAGACGCGCCCGGTGTTCGAGGGCGAAGAGGACCGCGTCTCGTGGGACTACCCCATCACCGGCGTCGAGAGCGTCGAGAACCTCCCGTGGGAGCCGTCGTGGTTGAACGTCAAACCCTCCAGATTCGGGACGCTGGAG harbors:
- a CDS encoding GNAT family N-acetyltransferase, with translation MTDRDADTAADHEFTVRRARESDVDHVVRFTQDTWGDRHGDYLPDVFGRWVETDDDEQYTMVIDVDDGDDVAGVMQCVLLSETEAWAQGMRVNPAYRGNDLSPLLSREGFRWAREQGAVVSRNMVFSWNVAGLGQSRTVGFDPATEFRWLQPDPDGDADPDLVVTDDADAAWAYWTRSDARDHLAGLAIDGGESWACSELTRADLQRAADRDGLFVVVDGGTRGFTSLAYTYDRENEDGVEETWGVYHVAAWADTEALRALSEAVARDAAARGIDNTRILIPETAHHVSDAAAVRTPVSDQPDFVMAADLTDDSLF
- the gatD gene encoding Glu-tRNA(Gln) amidotransferase subunit GatD, encoding MTPSPGDRVRVDHAGVTDEGVLMPSSDEANLVLKLDGGYNVGVDRADASVEVLERAARTVGDEDGQDDDAASAVAFDDDLPTIALISTGGTIASTVDYRTGAVTARFDAEDVLRAVPDLAGRANYRGRVVANILSENMDPTVWRDLAEAVHEEIEAGADGVVVMHGTDTMQYSASALSYMLDTPVPIVFTGSQRSADRPSSDNVMNAVAAVEAAKSDCSEVLVCMHGTPSDDYCALHRGTRVRKNHTSRRDAFQTVGAKPVGRVTYGPEESDIAVEFDKPRARRGDADLALAPDLAEDVELIKFTPGMDPAALEYLDGKAGVVIEGTGLGHVHTDLIPRFEELVDDGTTVVMTSQCLEGRVCDRVYDTGRDLLDAGVVEAGDTLPGTAKVKLMWALANTADPDDAMGRDLAGELTEESKPWV
- a CDS encoding ArsR/SmtB family transcription factor, with product MDSAVLLDLLGNENRRRILRLLSHKPCYVTEISEYLGVSPKAVIDHLRKLEDAGLIESHTDDRRRKYFHIARDVRLEVNVSRHGFGAKSAYPANPELDIQGRCPHMQMDLDARVGTADGADGADESGGEASQLAAEFDRLQDLENELSLAQRWVHGRITNLLDRVNDRLGIDADSRFYAKLLAAVRSTDGTTGAVTREVNADHEAVRDGLSRLAEADLLVRDGDRWRLPD
- a CDS encoding DUF1405 domain-containing protein produces the protein MPDATRNPLPESLAEFYLTTPYTLALLLVANGLAFLVGVRYYVETMPAVATWLWPLYGDSPTAIAFGTLVLAAMVPFAGRRLSSVPRSTLLAALTTLAVVWLVKMGLWTFVALNVPFVRPDLPLDLYVGFDADSLWAYWGILLTHAAFLAQALLIARVGYTNRRLLAGALVLALVNDVFDYGFVVGLPLANYPPVRYDPGILLAAGSVVATFVAVGVAAAVLPSGDDGGR
- a CDS encoding DUF1405 domain-containing protein; its protein translation is MSLLADLTSDDGLPDRPDLPWYVAPLPRAVENFGLNVAALIVAVNLVGTAFGFWYYGFHPLPLSDPLITWQLAGTPPVMWAFVPDSPVATLFIALALGLWLLGRPNEYVNTLAFFGCWKLGLWTPFVLGAFADGFLATTALPMYLFLFGSHLAMTVEGFLLYRISDFPVRAVAVALAWYGLNDVVDYFIPIVGTPHHTLMPGQALLESGVGFTHPSPTHEIAAAGAVVLTLTATFLVLVTRVKKFEVGALPRDETDN